From Candidatus Neomarinimicrobiota bacterium, the proteins below share one genomic window:
- a CDS encoding flagellar hook assembly protein FlgD — MVETISTFNALQGGAQLSNSRDRNAMGRDAFMKLLLVQLRNQDPNNPLKSHEFASQLAQFTSVEQLFNINEKLDRNLELDFNMSQSLGNSLATTIVGKDVRAIGNEISYENGEASDVFIDLSQSAANVVVSIYDSNNTLMRRVDMGAMTGGESIFRWDGKNNNGVEMADGIYTFSIDANGNNGVPVPVAFYIGGHITGVKFSQDNATTFIVGALNIGVADVIMITEPRGN, encoded by the coding sequence ATGGTCGAGACAATATCTACATTTAATGCGCTGCAAGGCGGAGCACAATTATCCAATAGTAGGGATAGAAATGCTATGGGAAGAGACGCATTTATGAAGCTTCTTTTAGTACAATTAAGAAATCAGGATCCTAATAATCCACTTAAATCGCATGAATTTGCCAGCCAATTAGCGCAGTTCACATCTGTAGAACAACTCTTCAACATAAATGAGAAACTTGACAGGAATCTCGAATTGGATTTCAATATGAGCCAGTCGTTAGGTAATTCGCTCGCCACCACAATAGTCGGTAAGGACGTAAGAGCGATTGGAAATGAGATAAGCTATGAGAATGGTGAAGCAAGCGATGTGTTCATTGATCTTAGCCAGAGCGCAGCAAATGTCGTCGTGAGCATTTATGATTCGAATAATACTCTCATGAGAAGGGTTGATATGGGGGCGATGACAGGCGGCGAGAGCATATTCAGATGGGATGGTAAAAATAATAATGGGGTCGAGATGGCAGATGGTATTTATACTTTTTCAATAGATGCCAATGGCAATAACGGCGTGCCGGTACCTGTGGCATTCTACATAGGAGGGCATATTACCGGTGTGAAATTCAGTCAAGATAACGCAACGACCTTTATCGTAGGCGCTTTAAACATAGGCGTAGCGGACGTAATTATGATTACAGAACCAAGAGGAAATTAG